One Spirochaeta lutea DNA window includes the following coding sequences:
- the hflX gene encoding GTPase HflX has translation MIEHTTLEPDRAFLVGIQDPGENPGQAKAHLEELIRLTETMGAQAVANLTAKISDPNPKLILGTGKADEIIQAAEEAEADILIIDSDLSPSQQRNWERLSGLPVLDRQLVILEIFAQRAQTKEARLQVDLARYEYALPRLTRAWTHLGRQRGGTRGTRGEGEKQIEADRRIIEARIAKIKQDLQQVQKQRATLRKGRESVPVPTAALVGYTNAGKSSLLKTLTQAEILVEDKLFATLDPTTRRFELGDGLAMLLTDTVGFIRKLPHGLVDAFRSTLEETTRADLLIHLADASNPEVIPHLTTTETVLQEIGATAPRLLVFNKIDAAPEATLTALQSAYPEAVCISAITGQGLDLLAQELKDFLRGRFQRFCVLLPFAREDLVALAHRSGVVEEKKYQESGIHLQGTIPERLVSHFEPYKISQDVI, from the coding sequence ATGATTGAACACACCACCCTTGAACCCGACCGGGCCTTCCTGGTCGGGATTCAAGATCCCGGCGAAAACCCGGGGCAGGCAAAAGCCCACCTGGAAGAGCTCATCCGCCTTACCGAGACCATGGGCGCCCAGGCGGTCGCCAACCTCACGGCAAAGATAAGCGATCCGAACCCCAAGCTCATTCTCGGTACCGGCAAAGCCGACGAGATTATCCAGGCCGCCGAAGAGGCAGAAGCGGATATCCTCATCATCGACAGCGACCTCTCCCCCAGCCAGCAGCGCAACTGGGAGCGGCTCTCGGGCCTCCCGGTTCTCGACCGCCAACTGGTAATCCTGGAAATATTCGCCCAACGCGCCCAGACGAAAGAAGCCCGCCTCCAAGTCGACCTGGCCCGGTACGAATACGCCCTTCCCCGGCTTACCCGGGCCTGGACCCACCTCGGCCGCCAGCGCGGAGGAACCCGGGGAACCCGGGGTGAGGGTGAAAAGCAGATCGAAGCAGACCGCCGGATCATTGAAGCGAGAATCGCCAAGATTAAACAGGACCTGCAGCAGGTGCAGAAACAGCGGGCAACCCTGCGCAAGGGCCGGGAATCGGTTCCCGTACCCACCGCCGCCCTGGTGGGCTACACCAACGCCGGAAAATCCAGCCTGCTCAAAACCCTGACCCAGGCGGAAATCCTCGTGGAAGACAAGCTCTTCGCCACCCTGGATCCCACCACCCGGCGGTTCGAGCTGGGAGACGGTCTGGCCATGCTGCTAACCGACACCGTAGGATTCATCCGAAAACTACCCCACGGCCTGGTCGACGCCTTCCGCTCCACCCTGGAGGAAACCACCCGGGCGGACCTCCTGATTCACCTAGCCGATGCCTCGAATCCCGAGGTCATTCCCCACCTTACCACCACGGAAACCGTACTCCAGGAAATCGGCGCCACCGCACCCCGCCTTCTGGTATTTAACAAAATCGACGCGGCCCCGGAGGCAACCCTCACCGCTCTGCAAAGCGCCTATCCCGAGGCGGTCTGCATAAGCGCCATTACCGGCCAGGGCTTGGATCTTCTGGCCCAGGAGCTTAAGGATTTCTTGCGGGGGCGATTCCAACGCTTCTGCGTACTGCTGCCCTTCGCCCGGGAAGACCTGGTCGCCCTGGCCCACCGCAGCGGAGTTGTGGAAGAAAAGAAGTACCAAGAATCGGGAATCCACCTCCAAGGAACCATACCCGAACGCCTGGTTTCCCATTTTGAGCCCTATAAAATCTCCCAGGATGTGATATAG